Genomic DNA from Bacteroidota bacterium:
TGCGTGTGCGCAGGGAGGAATTAAAAAATAGCAGGCCAATACTTTTGCCTGCAGCCGATTTTGACCATTTATCGGTTGCGGCGTGGTGCCATCGTGCGCGCGTGATCAGTTTTTGCCAGGTCAGGTCAGTGTGCAGGTGCCAGTCAATCAGGTGATCCATCATAGCGCTAGGTAAGGTTTGGTGAGCCTGCAACGGCAAGCATGGCTTCCAGGAAGGTTGCAACGTCCTCATCTGTTGCGTTTACCGGTGGCATAACCCGCATTACATGGGGATCCATCGAGCCACCAACCAGCACACCACGTGCCCTGAGGGCTTTGGTGGTAGGGGCAACCGGCTCATCCATCACAACACCAATCAGACATCCCCGTCCTCTTACTTCTTTAGCGCAGCCGGCAAGGCCCGTTGATATGGCATCAAATATTTCATGAGATCGCGCCATGAGGTTCTGGGTGGCAATGGTATTCAGGGTTGCAGTCATTGCAGCCATGGGTATCATGCCGCCGCCGAAGGTTGTGCCCTGGTCACCTGGCTTGACGGTGCCGGCTATTTCATCAGAGGCAAATGTAGCCCCAACCGGGAGGCCTGATGCCAGGCTCTTTGCCATGGTAATCAGGTCCGGTTTAATGCCATATTGCTCGGAAATAGAAAAGGTACCTGTACGGCCAACCCCGGTCTGTACTTCGTCGAAAATCAAAGCGACGTTGTGTGCGTCACAAAGTGCGCGGAGCTGGACATAGTAGGCGATGGGTGCCTCAACAATGCCGGCCATGCTCTGGATCGGTTCAAGGATCACCGCGGCTATGTCTTCATTGGATTCGAGGAGCGCTTTAAGCGCATCCAGGTCTCCAAAATCCACAAAATGGGTTGTCGGAATGATGCCGGCATACGGGATGCGGTATTTGTCAATCCCGGTCGCAGCCAGGCTACCAAGCGTCCGGCCATGGAAACCGGCCACCATGGCCACGACGTCATGCTTTCCGGTGTAGGTGCGTGCAAGCTTGAGCGCCGTTTCATTGGCTTCAGTGCCCGAGTTGCAGAAGTAGACGTGTTGGAGTCCGTTTGGCGCAAGGCTGGCTGCGACGCGTGCAGCTTCCGCGCGCACGGGGCTGTAGACTACATTGGAATAGAAAATTAACTCGTCAGCCTGTGCCTTGATGGCTGAAACTACGGCTTCAGGAGAATGACCAAGCAAGGTGACACAATGCCCGCCGTAAAAATCGAGATACGTCTTCCCGTCTGTATCCGTCACATAGCGTCCGTTGCCAGAAGCGAGGGCAATGGGGAGCTTATTGTAGGTGGGGAGCTGAAACGAATCTTCAGTTCTGATAATTTCTTGCGTATCCATTGTTGGTTCTGGTTTTGGTCGTTTCAGGCAAGAGGCCAAGGGTTTCTGGCAGGTTGGAAATCAGGTTTAGGTTTTGAACCGCCTGGCTGGCTGCCCCTTTGAGCAGGTTGTCGATGGCAAATCCAATGACGAGATCATTGCCTTCCACAATCCATCCTATATCACAAAAAGGAGTTTCTACGGTTACCCTGAGTTCTGGCAATGCGCCGGGCCAGAGCCGCACAAGGGCGCGGGCTTCATACGCCTGCTGGTACCACGTGCTTACCGTTTCAGCTGTGAGGGTTGATGGGAGCTTGATTCGTGCCATACCCCAAATACCCCGCACCCAGGGGCCAGAAACAGGCGTAAATGCCAGGTGATTGTCATCGCCAAGCAATTGATAGATTTCTCCAAGGTGTTGGTGGCGTAGTACTTTGTAGGCGCGAACATTGCCCTCGCGGGTGGGGTAGTGCGTTGTTGTCTTAGGCGTGGCACCGGAGCCCGATGCGCCAGTCAATGCCGTGATGGTTACATCAGATGATCCAAGCGCGTTGAGTGCCGGCGATAGCGCAAGCGAAATACCCGTTGCAAAACAACCCGGGTTGGCGATGAACCTGGTGTTGTCCGGATAGGGCGTAGCTATCTCGGCCATGCCATAGACAAAACTGTCGAGCAGGTCGGGTGCCGGGTGATCAAATCCGTACCAGGTATTGTATAGCTCCTTTTTTCGCAAACGAAAATCAGCACTCAGGTCAACAATTTTGCCGGCATAGCCACGCGCCAGCAATTCCTTTGTGATTGCAGCACATTGGCCATGTTCAGCGGCAATAAAAAGCGCATCAGTTTTCTTTGCGTCGAGCGCCTCGTTTGTTGTGAAGTGCAGGTCTGTCAGTCCACGCAGTTTCGGATGCGCAGCCCATACAGGTTGGCCGGCAAAAGACCGGCTTGTTACAGTCACCAGTTCGAAAAGTGGATGGTGCAAAAGCAAGCGAATCAATTCGCCGCCAGCGTAGCCGGCGCCATGCAGAATGGCAACCCTGTTTCCGGAAGGCATGATAATCTGTGCTTAGGTGAGTAAAGGGTTTTATTGGGGTAGGCCCTGCGTCGTTCGGACTTTATTCGCAAGATGCGCGTGTACCCCGTAAATCTGGGTAAAGCCCTGGGCATCGCGGGCATCCCACAAGGTGTTGGTCTCCCCGTAACTGGCCACGCGCGTATCAAACAGCGAGTAGGCGCTTTCGCAGCCCATGACGCGCAGGTGGCCTTTGTAAAGCTGAATATCGACCGTGCCTGTTACCACATTTTGAGACGAATCCAGGAACGCCTCTATGTCGCGCATGACGGGGTCGAAGTGTTGCCCTTCGTGGAGCAGCATCCCGTAGAAATCGCCCAGTTGGTCTTTCTGGTAGCGTTGCCACTTGGTGAGGATAATTTTTTCTAACTCCTCGTGGGCTTTGATCAGAATACTGGCAGCCGGCGCTTCAAATCCAACCCGGCCCTTGATGCCGAGGATGGTGTCTCCCACATGGATGTCGCGGCCAATGCCATGGTCGCCACCTAGCTCGTTTAGGCGTTCTATGAGCTTAACCGGGTCGAGCATGTTGCCGTCGAGTGCGGTGGGGATGCCCTGTTCAAAGGTGAGGCGAAGGGTCAGTGGGTTGTCTGGGCACCGGGCAGGAGGGAGCGTGTCCGGATAGGCCTCTTCAGGCAGCGGCAGGGCAGAGCCCAGGGTTTCTTTGCCGCCGATGGGTGTGCCCCACAAGCCGCGGTTGATAGAATAGGTTGTTGTGCTCGTGTCGACATTAAACCCATGTGCTAGCAGATAATCCGTGGTTTGTTGGCGGCTGTAGCCGAGGGTTCTGATTGGCGTAATGATTTCCATTTCACTGGCCAGAATCCGCAAGGCTACATCAAAACGAACCTGGTCGTTGCCGGCGCCCGTTGAGCCATGGGCAATGGCACGTGCACCGAGTTCGCGCGCAGCATCAACAATTTTCTGTGCCTGTGTGACGCGTTCGGGGCCAACGCACAGGGGATACACGTTGCCGCGTAACACATTGCCTTTTACCAGGTAGCTCAGGTGATTCCAAAACAGCTCATCCCGCCCATCGATGGTGAAATGTTTTTCTGCGCCCAGCTCTTCAGCGCGTCGAACGAGGTCAGCTTCATCTTCTGCAGTGATGCCGCCTGTATTAACAGTGACGGTGTAAATGGGCTCATCGTAAGTCTCTTTCAGGTAAGGGACACAAAACGAGGTGTCAAGACCGCCGCTAAATGCGAGAACAATGGACATGTTGGTCGGGGCTAAGGTTGTTGGTGGATAAATTTAGGAGAGAAAAATTAAGGCATAAAAAAAACGCTGCGTTCGCATGAACCAGCGTGCTCTTCAATACAGGGTATGTAATCGATTAACCCGGAATATCAGTTGGCCAGTACCTACGAATACCTGTGCGCGACAAAGCGTCGTCGCAGGCTATCGCGGTCTGATCGGTTGATATTGAGGCGTTCGATGTACATGGCTGAAAAATACTACGGAGTTCAGTGACAAGCAAATCGTCGCGGGGTAATTACCTCAATAGCAGAGCCGTTTTGCGCAAGCTTGTTTAAAACTTAAAGTTTTGGAAGCGCTTGCAGTAGTTTCTTTTACTTTTGTGTCTGATGATTTCGGTTAACGAGCCAATCACGCAGCTCTGGTAGTGTTGAAAGACTTAATCGAATCAGAGGATCTCAAATCAGTGACCGATAACATGTACTCGTTAGAAGGGAAAGTAGCTGCGCTGAGGCAAATTGATGCGGGTTATGGCAGGGGGAAAGTGGTTGTCAGCATATGAAAGAAGTGCAAGCGGCTTGATTGGTCAGCCTGCTAGCAGGAAACAACAGTAAACAGTCTAATAAGCTAGCCATTAGCCTCGGGCGCTAAACATATACCCCATGAGTTTAGCATCCTATCTAGTGGACCTCTTTCGTATTGTCTGCAGCATTAGGCCATGATGAAGGCGACACTCCGAATCCTTGTTTGAAGTGGCGAGCGAAATAGTCTGGATTGTTGTATCCCACTTTGTAGGCAATTTCAGACACGCTGCCGGCTTTGGCCTCAAGCAACTGCGCGGACCTTTTCAATCGCATCATGCGCAGATAACCATGAGGAGAAAACCCAATAACACCCTTTAACTTTCGCTGTAACTGTCGCTTACTCATTCCAACTTCGTCCGCCAGACGATCAATGGTAAGGGTGCTATCCCCCATCAGCGACTCAATCGCCTCACGTACTTCATCAAGCCAGATTGCATCTGCAGCGCGGGCTTCAATTTTTGATGGGCCAATGTGTATATGATCAGTGAAGTGACGTCGCAACATCTGCCTAACCTGGATCAGGTTTTCAGCGCGCGTGAGGAGTTCACTGGCATTGAACGGTTTGGTTAAATAATCGTCAGCACCCTGATTTAGTCCCTCCAGGCGACTTTGATCGGAGGCTCGTGCCGTAAGCAACACCACAGGAATGTGGTTAATTACGCTATCCTCTCGCAACAAACGGCAAAACGTAAATCCATCCATTACTGGCATCATCACATCACACAAAATGAGATCTGGATGATGTTCACGAGCTAAGGAGAGTCCTTCTTTTCCATCTGTTGCCTCAAACACGTGATATACATGTTTTAAATGCCCCCGGATGTATGCGCGCATATCAGGATTATCCTCTATGACCAATACAGAAGAGAGTCTGGCATCTGTTTGTGTTTCCGCAATTGGCCGCTCTTCATTCGCTATAGCAGGAAGTCCTATGTTTTCGTTATGTAGCGTCGTTACAAAGGGCACATCATTTTCAACATCAGCAGCCTCTATGCCGCGGGGCAGTACAATGGTTAAGGTTGTACCAAATCCTTGCTTACTGTGCGCTTCAATGGTCCCATCGTGCAGTTCAACAAGCTCCTTTGTCAGTGCCAATCCAATGCCTGTGCCCTCATCGTGCCCATCTATTGCGCTCTTGGCCCGGTAGAACCGATCAAAGATGTGGGGAAGCGCTTCAGGAGGAATACCTCTGCCCGTATCTTCAACTTTGAGTGAAACGCTTTCTTTCGTCGCACGGAGCGCAAGGCGAATTTTTCCACGTGGAGGTGTAAATTTGAACGCGTTCGAGAGCAGATTAGAGATCATTTTTTCTATCTGATCAGGATCCACAAGTGCTATGACGCGATGATCGGGTGCATCAAAGAGCAGCGTTATATCCTCAGCCCTTGCACGATCTGAGAAGGATACAACAAGGTCATTGAGCTGTGCAGAAAGGTCGGTAGGCTTGCGGTCCAACTGCGTTTCATCATGATCTAGCCGGCTAAGATCCAGTAACTGATTGATCAGCGTTAAGAGCCGGGAGGCATTACGATGCATGCCAGGCACGCTCTCTGTAAGCTCCGTCTGCGAGACCCTGCCTTCCTGTAGATCTTCTAGTGGACCGATAATCAGACTCAGCGGTGTCCGAAACTCGTGACTCAGATTGGCAAAAAAACGGGTCTTATGCTGATCCATTTCCTGAAGCTGACGGGTTTGCTCTTCAAGTTGAGCGCGGCTTTTCTCCAGGTCTGCGGTGCGTTCAGCAATACCAGATTCAAGTCGATGCGCATACGACTTAAGTTCATCTTCTGCGTTTCGTAAGGTCGTAATTGTATCATTGAAATAGGCTGCCACGCGTCCCATTTCATCCTGCGACATGACAGGCACAATGACATCACGTTCTCCACGACTTACACGTTGCATGCCAGCAAGCATTAAGTTCAATTGATTGAGCAAGCCCTGGCGAAAAAACAATGGAAAAAGCAAAATGATGATGAGCGAACTAATCACAAGCAACGCAAACAATCTGCTTGATTTTACGTGAACATACGCGAAGAATGACCTTCCCATGTCTTCGTATGCTCCGGTTACCGCGGCAACTGACAGGTTGGTTACTTTGTCAAAATGAACCTCCTGTGGTGAACCAAATCCTGGATGAATTCCGCGGATAGTGCCAGCTATATTATCCACAGCTCCGTAATCCGCCTTTGGATCTATGAGATTATCCACCTCGCCGTAGATAAAATCGATTTTACCATCGTCATGTAGCATTGTTTGAATCCAGGTTGCAGCATCCGTGTCTTCACGCCTCAGGTAGTACCGCCATGTGAATACATGCGCAGTAGCTATCCGCGTGACTTGCACGCTGGACAGGTTCATCCCCCTCGAACGGTTTGATAATCCCGTCAAACCGTAAAAAGGAGAAATTGTCGGAGAGCCCCCAAAGAAGTCATTATAGGGGGCATAATCTGATACAGGTGGACTTGCACTGCCAAATACCAGCGCTCCTTTTGGGGAAACAGTCACACTGCCCCAGGACTTGCCATAAAAAGTGAATGCAGGTTCCAGATTTACAGGTAAGGGTGAAGCTATTTCATTCACATCATTGCTCACCAGCAACATGGGTATCGATGCGCGCACGATGTCGTAGCCACCATCTGCACGGGGCTGAAAACTTATAGCGCTATTAGCATCTGGCAATGTTTGGCTTTCTGTAATCAATTCAAACGGCCGAAAAAGGAAGCCTCCCGTTAGTCCGATAATTGTTAAAACAGTCGCCAGCGCAAGCACTACTAGTTTAGCGGCGAAAGAGACAGGCTCGGGTGTATGTGTTGTATAGACAATGACCAACCCTGCATAGAACACAAAAAGTGCTGGTATAATAAACAATGGCCAAATATCAGGTTGGCCAATTTCCATGGAGAGAATGATGGCAATAAGCGAACTTGCGCAAAGCAAGGAAAGCCATAAAAAAGAAGAAAAAGCGCGTAGATGTTGCTTGTTTAACGTTGAGCGGCTGTCTGCCTTCTTGAGCATGAGACGACGCTTCCGAAAAAAGACAATTGCTGCGTGAAAACAGCCCAAAAGCCAGATATTTGCCAGCTCGGCCAGACGATCCCGCACTTCGAGGCGATCGACGAGCACGGCAACGCATTCGATTCGGCGTCCCTGGCCGGCGGGTACGTGCTGATGAAGTTCTTCCGCGCGCACTGGTGACCGTACTGTGTCGCCGAGTTGCG
This window encodes:
- a CDS encoding aminotransferase class III-fold pyridoxal phosphate-dependent enzyme, which translates into the protein MDTQEIIRTEDSFQLPTYNKLPIALASGNGRYVTDTDGKTYLDFYGGHCVTLLGHSPEAVVSAIKAQADELIFYSNVVYSPVRAEAARVAASLAPNGLQHVYFCNSGTEANETALKLARTYTGKHDVVAMVAGFHGRTLGSLAATGIDKYRIPYAGIIPTTHFVDFGDLDALKALLESNEDIAAVILEPIQSMAGIVEAPIAYYVQLRALCDAHNVALIFDEVQTGVGRTGTFSISEQYGIKPDLITMAKSLASGLPVGATFASDEIAGTVKPGDQGTTFGGGMIPMAAMTATLNTIATQNLMARSHEIFDAISTGLAGCAKEVRGRGCLIGVVMDEPVAPTTKALRARGVLVGGSMDPHVMRVMPPVNATDEDVATFLEAMLAVAGSPNLT
- the argC gene encoding N-acetyl-gamma-glutamyl-phosphate reductase — protein: MPSGNRVAILHGAGYAGGELIRLLLHHPLFELVTVTSRSFAGQPVWAAHPKLRGLTDLHFTTNEALDAKKTDALFIAAEHGQCAAITKELLARGYAGKIVDLSADFRLRKKELYNTWYGFDHPAPDLLDSFVYGMAEIATPYPDNTRFIANPGCFATGISLALSPALNALGSSDVTITALTGASGSGATPKTTTHYPTREGNVRAYKVLRHQHLGEIYQLLGDDNHLAFTPVSGPWVRGIWGMARIKLPSTLTAETVSTWYQQAYEARALVRLWPGALPELRVTVETPFCDIGWIVEGNDLVIGFAIDNLLKGAASQAVQNLNLISNLPETLGLLPETTKTRTNNGYARNYQN
- a CDS encoding argininosuccinate synthase, which translates into the protein MSIVLAFSGGLDTSFCVPYLKETYDEPIYTVTVNTGGITAEDEADLVRRAEELGAEKHFTIDGRDELFWNHLSYLVKGNVLRGNVYPLCVGPERVTQAQKIVDAARELGARAIAHGSTGAGNDQVRFDVALRILASEMEIITPIRTLGYSRQQTTDYLLAHGFNVDTSTTTYSINRGLWGTPIGGKETLGSALPLPEEAYPDTLPPARCPDNPLTLRLTFEQGIPTALDGNMLDPVKLIERLNELGGDHGIGRDIHVGDTILGIKGRVGFEAPAASILIKAHEELEKIILTKWQRYQKDQLGDFYGMLLHEGQHFDPVMRDIEAFLDSSQNVVTGTVDIQLYKGHLRVMGCESAYSLFDTRVASYGETNTLWDARDAQGFTQIYGVHAHLANKVRTTQGLPQ
- a CDS encoding ATP-binding protein, which gives rise to MLKKADSRSTLNKQHLRAFSSFLWLSLLCASSLIAIILSMEIGQPDIWPLFIIPALFVFYAGLVIVYTTHTPEPVSFAAKLVVLALATVLTIIGLTGGFLFRPFELITESQTLPDANSAISFQPRADGGYDIVRASIPMLLVSNDVNEIASPLPVNLEPAFTFYGKSWGSVTVSPKGALVFGSASPPVSDYAPYNDFFGGSPTISPFYGLTGLSNRSRGMNLSSVQVTRIATAHVFTWRYYLRREDTDAATWIQTMLHDDGKIDFIYGEVDNLIDPKADYGAVDNIAGTIRGIHPGFGSPQEVHFDKVTNLSVAAVTGAYEDMGRSFFAYVHVKSSRLFALLVISSLIIILLFPLFFRQGLLNQLNLMLAGMQRVSRGERDVIVPVMSQDEMGRVAAYFNDTITTLRNAEDELKSYAHRLESGIAERTADLEKSRAQLEEQTRQLQEMDQHKTRFFANLSHEFRTPLSLIIGPLEDLQEGRVSQTELTESVPGMHRNASRLLTLINQLLDLSRLDHDETQLDRKPTDLSAQLNDLVVSFSDRARAEDITLLFDAPDHRVIALVDPDQIEKMISNLLSNAFKFTPPRGKIRLALRATKESVSLKVEDTGRGIPPEALPHIFDRFYRAKSAIDGHDEGTGIGLALTKELVELHDGTIEAHSKQGFGTTLTIVLPRGIEAADVENDVPFVTTLHNENIGLPAIANEERPIAETQTDARLSSVLVIEDNPDMRAYIRGHLKHVYHVFEATDGKEGLSLAREHHPDLILCDVMMPVMDGFTFCRLLREDSVINHIPVVLLTARASDQSRLEGLNQGADDYLTKPFNASELLTRAENLIQVRQMLRRHFTDHIHIGPSKIEARAADAIWLDEVREAIESLMGDSTLTIDRLADEVGMSKRQLQRKLKGVIGFSPHGYLRMMRLKRSAQLLEAKAGSVSEIAYKVGYNNPDYFARHFKQGFGVSPSSWPNAADNTKEVH